CTGGCAGAATTGGGACAACTTACCCTCCCTCACCTCTCCTCGCTGACTCCCCTCCTATAGCTCCCACTGCCTCCTCGACCCTTCTGGAAAGAAAAAGCATGTCCACACTTGTCCACAGTACAAGGTTACAGACTGGGAAGTGCAAAACGCTAAAGATATTCAGAATATAGAGAGTTGTTTTCCTTCTGGCAATGAAATGGGTGAAATCCAGaaaggctgcctggaggaggtgtCAGGTGAAAGTTAAGAGCTTATTCCTTCACCAATCCCTTCTGCTTAGCTTTGAATCCTTTGCAGCCCGCACCCCACCTCCAGTTccaactcctcctcttccttgcATTTCCTCACTCCAAGAACTCAACCCCTCAACCCTTTGATCTCAAGAAATGGGTGAGTAGGGACTGTGGCCATGGGGAAAGGTCTGCAGGGCAAAATAGTAAACAGGATAGTCTTCAGTGAGTGTGGGATGAGCTGGGAACTGCAGTGTACACAGAGTCACGTGTGCACATGCACTCACAGTTTTCAGAGTGAACATGGCTACCCCTTGGAGGCTCATGTTCTCTCTCCTCCTTGCATTTTCCTGCTTGTGCCCTCTACCTGTCCCCCTTGACCATTTACAAACCTATTGCTCTTGCTCATTCTCccttgcccagactagagtgcagtggcaccatctctgctcactgcaacctccacctcctgggctcaagcaatcctcccacctcaacctccctagtagctgggagtacaggcacatgccacgacggctggctaatttttgtattttttgtagagacagggttttaccgtattgcccaggctggtctcaaactcctggcctcaagtgatcctcccaccttggcctcccaaattgctggggttacaggcggtgagccactgcatctggccttctcctctccttcttatATCTCTCTCTGCATtcactcttcttttctctttgtctcctcTACTGTGACACGGGTGACCCTGGGGTGAGGCAATAGATTGGATATGGTTCATTCTCATTCACAGATCTTGGTTTAACCTCAGCTGTGTCAGCATCCAGAAGACAAAAAGATACCCTCTTTTCAAAGTTGCCATACCCCTGTCCCCACCAGGGATAAAAGGGACCTGTGTGTTAGACGCAAgacttaggccaggcacagtggcttatgtctgtaatcccagcactttgggaggccaaggtgggtggatcatctgaggtcaggagttcgagaacagcctgactaacatggagaaaccctgtctctactaaaaatacaaaattagccaggtctggtggtgcatgcctgtaatcccagctactcaggaggctgaggcaggagaatcgcttcagcccgGGAGAGataggttgcggtgagccgagatcgcgccattgcactccagcctgggcaacaagagcaaaactctgtctcaaaaaaaaaaaaaaaaaaaaaaaaggcattactCAGGCCAGGCTCAGGGATGGAGAGGGAAGGACTCAGGACTTCAGAGCCTGCAATAGGGTTGGGTCAGACCTAGTGAATTTTGTGGCTCTAGACCAGGGATTGGTGAACTACTGCCATTGGCCAAATTGAAACTgctgcttgttttttgttttttgttttttctgagacaaggtctcactctgttgcccaggctggagtacagtagcatgatctgggctcactgcaacctccgcctcccgggctcaaacaatcctcccacctcacctcagcctcctgagtagctgggactgtgaggacacaccaccacactccgctaatttttaaattttttgtagagatgggatctcatgatattgtccaggctggtctcgaaatcctgggctcaagcgactctcccacctcagcttcccaaagtgctgggattacaggcgtgaacctctgctacctgtttttataaataaagttttattgaaacatggCCATACTCATTGGTTTTCATGCTCTCTATGGCTACTTCTGTGTAATAGCAGCAACGTTAAGTAGCTGCAATAAAAGCAGCATATTTAGGccagcaaagcctaaaatatttactatctggcatttcgcagaaaaagtttgctgacctcggCTTTAGACTGTGACTTGGATCTTGAAGAACAGGCAGGACGTGGGTTGATGCAAAGTAAAGAGGACATTTCAGGGTGGAGAGACCCAGAATTTGGGTGTGACAGTGAAATCAGTCTGGTTTTACTTGGTAGCAGGGTGTGGACCAGCAGAGCCAGAACAGGGGCCCCATGgagaggcagaggggagggaagCACCAAATGGGGTTATCAATCAACCGTGGGGAGCCTCGAACACCAGGATTAGAAGTTTGGATGTTAAGGGTGTTAGCATCAAGGAAATTAGGGAGGTTTTTGAGCAGAGAGGTGATGTGAGCAAAggggagtttttatttttatttatttttatttattttattttatttatttattttttttttgagacggagtctcgctctgtcgcccaggctggagtgcagtggcgcgatctcggctcactgcaagctccgccttttgGATTCAAGCGACTGGGTGAGGAAGGAAGACTAAGGAGAACTACATGTAGGCTTAGGGGTTCTAGAGATACAAAGAAGGGGAGGCCTGGctcggcggctcacgcctgtaatcccagcactttgggaggccgaggcaggtggatcacgtgaggtcgggagttcgagaccaacctggccaacatggtgaaacccccgtctctactaaaaacacaaaaattagctgggcgtggtgacggtcgcttgaacccgggaggtggagattgcagtgagctgagatcgcgccattgcactccagcctgggcgacacagcgagtctccgtctcgaaaaaaaaaagcaagaaaagaaaaaacaagtaaaagaaaaagcacaactggtgcagttttgttacaggtatagtaattatacaaataaagcaaaaagaaaaagaaaaacaggagaagCCCAGCTGGTGAACATATCCTACCTAGCCACTGGTGACGTCACAGGATGGCTATTCCTGATTGGGCAACCAAAGGGAGGTGGGACTTAAGGACGCTTTCAACTCGTAGTTATTCAGCAGGTAGTAGGTCCCAGGCTAGATTAGAAAATCCCcgcatttttggaggccgaggcgggcgggtcacttcaggttaggagttcgagaccagcctggccaacatgacgaaaccccgtctctactcaaaacacaaaaattagccgggtgtggtggcgggcgcctgtaatcccagctactctggaggctgaggcaggaaaatcacttgaaccccgaaggttgcagtgagctgagatcgccccactgctctccagcctgggcgacagagcgagactcggtctcaaaaaaaaaaaaaaaaaagaaaagaaaagaaaacagaaaaaaacaaaaaggctggcTGGCGGGAAGTGCGATTCGGGCCTTTGCTCCCAAGCCTGAGCCCCCCACCCTGACCTGATCCCCCACTCTGCGCAGGTGGAGTTCTACTTCCTTTCCCAGTACGTGTCGCCGGCCGACTCCCCGTTCCGCCACATCTTCATGGGCCGCGGAGACCACACGCTGGGCGCCCTGCTGGACCACCTGCGGCTGCTGCGCTCCAACAGCTCCGGGACCCCCGGGGCCACCTCCTCCGCCGTCTTCCAGGAGAGTCGCTTCCGGCGTCAGCTAGCCCTGCTCACCTGGACGCTGCAAGGGGCAGCCAATGCGCTTAGCGGGGACGTCTGGAACATTGATAACAACTTCTGAGACCCTGGGGATCCTCAGATCCCCCTGTCCCCTTGTCGAGAGCTCCTCTGCTCCTCGCTTCAATGATTCAGGGTCAGGGAGGTGGCTCAGAGTCCACCTCTCATTGCTGATCGATTTCTCATTACCCCTACACGTCTCTCCACGGAGCCCAGACTACAGCACAGATATCCACACACCCCAGCCCTGCAGTGTAGCTGACTCTAATGTGATGGTCATACTGTCGGTTAATCAGAGAGCAGTATCCCTTCAATCACAACCCCTTCCCCTTTCTGGGGTCCTCCATACCTAGAGACTAGGCCTTGGGACCTGGCCAGCTCTCTTAGCGGGAGAGATCGCTGGCACCATAGCCTTATGACCAACAGGTGGTCTGTGGTGAAAGGGGCATGGAGTTTCAATGTCAATAAACCACCTGATGTCAATAAACCATCTGGTGACATCTGTTATTGATAAGTGCCTTCATGCTTCTTCCTCACCCTCATGCCCATCCCATCCCATCATCCCTTCCTGGAGACCTAGGAAAGGATTAGGCAGAAGGGACCAGAGAGGGTGCACACAGGAATGCTGTCTCCATGGGGAAAACTGAGCTGTTTCTATCACTTAAGGAAACTGCCTAAGGAAATATTGAGGGCCCTTTCTCCAAAGACCACCATAAAGCAGGTGGTCTTTGGAGAAGGGGCCTTCagtatccttttttgtttttgagacacagtctcactctgtaacccaagctggagtgcagtggcacaatctcggcccactgcaacatccgccttccgggctcaagcgatcctcctgcctcagcctcctgagtagctggaactacaggtgcgcaccaccatgcctggctaaattttttttttattttagtagagacgggggttccaccatgttgcccagggtggtcctgaactcctgagctcgggtgatctgcctgcctcaacctcccaaagtgctgggattacaggcatgagccaccacacccggccagtatCTTGTCCTGGGATGAGGAATGGTTACATAATTTGCAAGACCTGctgcaaaatgaaaaggcaggaCCCCTTGctcaaaagcagaaagaagctgggcatggtggctcatgtctgtaatcccagtgctttgggaggctgaggcgggaaggtcatttgaagccaggagttcaagaccagcctggacaacataggggagaacctgtctctacaaaaaataaaaaactttagcggggcatagtggtgtgtatctgtagttccagctactcaggaggccgaggtaaggCAGGgataatttgagcccaggaatttcaggctgcagtgagctatgatcaagtcactgcactccaatctgggtgacagaatgagaccttgtctcaaaaaaaaaaaaaaaaaaggacaggaacaaagcttttttttgtttttgttttctacaattTCTCAACCTGTCATGGTAttcttttatttgatatttaatgTTGCACTCCCTTGGCCATGGGGACACACTTTCAAAACATAAATtcatgcttgaacccgggaggcagaggttgcagtgagccgcgatcatgccactgcactccagcctgggtgacacatcaagactctgtctcagggaaacaaaaattattaagaatttcaaggctggcacagtggctcatgcctgtaatctcagtactttgggaagccaaggtaggcagattgcttgagcctaggagttccggagctgcctgggcaatatggcaaaaacttatctctacaaaaagtaaaaaaattagccgggtgtggtggcacgcacctgtagtcccagctactctagggtgctgaggtgggagaattgcttgagcttgggaggcggaggttgcagtgagctgagatcgtgccactgcactccagcctgggcaacagagtgggagagtggaaccctgtctcaaaaaaaaaaaaaaaaaaaagaaaagaaaaagaaaaaatttcaacataACAATCTCAGAGCATTAAACCCCAAGCATAGCGCCCCTTTCTGAGCATGGGGCCCTGTAAGACTCCAACAATGGTTACACACATTAGATGATTGGCCCTGCCTGGAACATCCTCCAGGATCTCCCCGCCCCCTTTTTCTTTTAGagggagtctcgcactgtcatccagggtagagtacagtggcgcgatctcggctcatgacaacctctgactcccaggttcaagcgattctcctgcctcagcctccctagtagctaggattacaggcgcctgccagcatgcccaactaattttttttttttttttttttttgtattttcagtagagacggggttttttgaccaggctggcctcgaactcctgaccttgtgatctgccctccctggcctcccaaagtgctgggattacaggtgtgagccactgtacctagccagGATCCCCATTGACCAGTCTTTGTCCATTGAGGATGGAGACATTGAAGTGTAAGCTACCAGAGGCGGGAAATTCTAAGTGCTGGCACCATGTACCTTTAATCACAGCTTCAGGAGGCTGTGGTCCTGACAGCTCTTCAAGACGCTGGGAAGTAAACGCCTCTTGGTCTAAGGCTTGGGATGCCACAGGGCTCTGGGTTTCAGGATGCAACTGTCCCCTCCTTAGCCCCCTAAGCTTGACTTCTTAGGTTCTCAGAACCCTGAATTAGGATCAGAGACCTCCTGAGCTATTTGCTTCCCTGACATACAGTCCAGACAAGTGTTCCAAAGCACTTTCTCAACGCTTCTTCACTTTGTCCATTGCTccctgtggtagacagaataatgatCTGGACAaaaatgtccacatcctaatccccaaaaCCTGTGAATGAAGTCCCAAAAATGGACATTGCAGATGTGATCTTGAGATGAGTGAATTAAggatctttttgtttgtttgtttgtttccttacttatgggaaatttttaatttgaattcagcctccagagtagctgggactgcagatgtgagctaccacgcccagctaagtttttgttttgtagagatagagtctcgctatgtggtccaggctggagtgcggtgctgcaattatagcttattgcagcctcaaacacctgggttcaagagatcctcccatctcagcctcctgagtagctgcaactgcaagtgtgagccaccatgcccggctaattaaaaaaaaaaaaaaaaatgccaggcgcagtggctcatgcctgtaatcctagcactttgggaggccgaggcgggcctgaggtcaggagtttgagatcagcctggccaacatggtgaaaccctctctactaattatacaaaaataagtcagaggtggtggcgcacatctgtattcctagctaccagggaggctgacacaggagaattgcttgaacccaggaggtggaggttgcagtgagccgaaattgcaccactgcactccagcctgggcgacagagcaagactttgtctcaaaaaaaaaaaaaaatttttttagagatgggatcttgctatattgtccaggctagtgttgaacttctggcctcaagctcttctcctgctctggcctctcaaagcactgggattacaggtgggagcccctgcccccagcccttcAGAAAGCCTTCTTGACCACACCAGTAACAAGGTTTTTTCACAAGTACTCACAGGACCATTAACCTATGTGGCACCTCAAATGCATTTTGGGGACCTGGGCACATCCAGGCTGTTGTGAATGGATATCTTCCATACACATGTAATTTAGCAAAGAGGTTTCCTGGGCTATGGCAAGAGCTGTCCCCAGACTCCTGTTCACAAATGGCACACCCATTCTCCATGCAGTATCAGGGCCACACCCCACTGCAGCCAGCTCTGGGTGTGAGAGGTAGAAGACTCCCAGGGTAGTGGAGCAGGTCCCAGTGCCCCTAAACTAAAGCTGGAACAACTGATCACCTTCCAGTGCTCTGACAGCCTGGGTCTTAATAATATTATCTTGCTGATCTTTGTTCCCAGTCAACCATCTGCCCAGAGTCACTggttctccctctttctttttatttttttgtagaaacggggtcttgctatgttgtccaggctggtcttgaacccctgggctcaggcaatcctcccaccttggcctctcaaaagcactgggattacacatgtgagccactgagcctggccactctccctcttcctctgttCCTCCTCACCCTGCACCTGAAGGAAGGCAGGTGAGCTGGAAGCCTGCCTTTTGTAAATCTTATTATTTTCCTGTACCtagtttttttgcttgttttttttgttttttttgttttcctggttaAGGTGAGGTTATGTCAGGCAATACTATTTCCCCCATATTGGTAGGGACTTTGGTGTTTCTCATCCATGTGAGTTGAAGTCTTCTTTTtcttagatggaatcttgctctgttgcccaggctggagcgcaatggcacaatctcggctcactacagcctccacctctcagattcaaaCAATTAtcttacctcagtctcctgagtagctgggattacaggcgcccaccaccatgtccggctaatttttgtatttttagagacaagatttcaccatgttgggtatattttttgtatttttacagacaagatttcaccatgttggctacactggtctcgaactcctggcctcaagtgatccacccgcctcagccctgcaaagtgctgggattacaggcttgagccactgcgcccggccaagggagTTGAAATCTTAAAGGACAGACAAAGGAAAACAGATATAGGGTCCAAAAGGCAGAAAAGGATTCTAGGAGTTGTAAACACCCAGGTAACCCTGGTGAGAGGCTTTGTTGCCTTCAGATGGTGGGACAGGAGTTCCGTGGCAGGCAGGATTAGGTGGTATTTTCGTTCACTTCCTTTTAGGTTAGGTACATTGGCTTAGGGACAGGATCCTATTCCAGGGCTGAAGAGGATCTTGAGACTCAACTTGCTCAATGCCCTCATTTTGTAGGTAGAATCTGcagctcagagaaattaaatgatttGCTCATGGTCACAGTTTTTCGACGCAAGCACCAGGAGTGACCCAAGTCTTCTAAATCCTCGCTGGGCCTCATCACGGCCCCAAGTGCCCAGGTCCCCTGGGAACAGGGGTGGGAGGAACTAGAGGATGTCTGAGTACCAAAAAAGAAGTGGGAAGACAGGCGCAAGTACCCtacatttctgattttcattttaaaaatgtattttattcagcTTGGAAAACGAGTACAAATCCCTGGGTGTTTTttgtgggggaggaggggggagtaggcaggaaagagaagagggtAGGAGGCAAGGCAAGGTATGAGCATCACAGTGGCTGCCTTAAGACCCTGCccagggagggtgaggtggggtgggctgggggttGAGCAGGGAGCTCAGGTCCGGAGGAACACCATGGTGAGGAGGCCTGGAGGGGGGACAAAGAAAGAACAGGGTTGCATGGGCAGCCCTGGGACTCTTGTTAGCGCTCCTCCTGTCCCTTCTCCCTTTTTCCTGGGTCCTGGGTCCCCAGCCACTACTGTCCTCACCCAAGACGTAGGCGGCCACCAACTTTTGTCCCAGGGAGACGTGCAGGACTTGAGGCAGCTGGCTGCTGAGTTCGTCCTGGAGTGGGAGCAGCAGGAAGGCCACGGAGACAATCCCCGTCagcaagaagaggaggaaggagctgGTGGCCAGTTGCTGGCGGGGGTCTGAGAAACAAGATTCGTCAGATGCTGCAGTCCCCACTCCTGCCCAGCCCAGGTCCTCCAGGGAGAAGCCTGAACAAGGAAGatgtatctacttttttttttttctaaattatcttttattttttgtagagatggagtctcattacgttgcccaggctggtctggaactcttggcttcaagtgatcctcctgcctcagcctcctgagtagctgggactatgggttcatgctaccatgcctggctcatttttcagTTGCTTGTagaaggtcttgctatgttgcccaagctgatcttgaactcctggcctcaagcaatcttcccaccacctcagcctcccaaagcactgggattataggtgtgagccaccacaccctgtatctacttttttttttttgagatggagtctcgctctgttgcacccaggctggagtgcagccacacaatcctgactcactgcagcctctgcctcctaggttcaagtgattctcctgcctcagcctcctgagtagctgggattacagttgcgagccaccatgcccagctaattttttgtgtgtttttagtagagacggggttccaccatgttggccaggctggtctcaaactgctggcctcaggtcatcagcccatctcagcctcccaaagcagtgggattataggcgtgagccaccatgccctgtatctactttttttttttttgagacggagtcttgctctgtcacccaggctggagtgcagtggtgggatctcagctcactgcaagctccgcctcccgggtttacgccattctcctgcctcagcctcccaagtagctggggctacaggcgcccaccacctcgcccggctagttttttgtattttttagtagagacggggtttcactgtgttagccaggatggtctcgatctcctgacctcgtgatccgcccgtctcggcctcccaaagtgctgggattacaggcttgagccacagtgcccggcttgTATCTACTTTTTACTGCCCTCCAAGGGTACACTGCAAGTGTCCTCTCCTTCCTAGAGCCTCTGTCCCCACCACCACAAGAAACTCTCTCCTCTAGTCCCTTagcattcattttctctcttctgtggaCCTGACACGCAGGGACCTCTCTTGATCTCAAACCCAGTACACAAGTTGGTACAGGGTTAATTGCTCAATACAGGTTTCTTATTGAACTGAACTGAGCTACCACACGATAGGAAGTACTGCGGTTACAGTCAAGGAAGAACTTTTTCCTCTAAGTAGAAGTCAGAAACCGAAGAAGCTGTAAGTCTTTTTCCCTCTCACCTGATATAAAATCTCAACTCGGAGGAATGTTTCCACCAAAAGACAAAAGACTGAACCAGGAGACTTACTCTTCAAATCCAGTTTATCTCATCTCTAGGGAGATGCTAGTTCCTACCTCCCTACAGAACTCAAGATCCCCGTCTCCCAACTCACGTTCCTGGAAGTGTCTGGCCGTGGGTGGTGGTGTCCCAGCAGGAGGCCCTGGGTGAGGCGCTGGATCCGGCTGTCCCTGAAGCTCAAGGGGGTACGCTGGGGCTCTCAGAACAGAGGTAATGTCCTTGCGTCCCACCACGCGGCCCTCAGCTCCTTCCTCAGACAGCTCAATACGGAAGCGGTCCTGGACATCATAGTGGCTGGGAATGGGTGCCACATGGCGAATCACACTGGTCCCAAGGTAGGAGAGAAGCCCATTGGGGTGAAACGAGTGAGAGGCAGTAATCCTAGGAAATCTGAGCCTCCCCCCCAGAAGTCTCTCCTTTAGGGGCACAGACAGAGGGTAGGGCAAACAGGTTAAAGAGGGCAAGGTCTCAGACCTCAGACAACAGGTGGCAGCGACCTCTGGCTTCCATAAgcctccccaccctcccagctCACTCACATGTCAATGCAAGACTGAGGCTTCACATATCCCTCTGCGTCAAACACCGTGTATTTGGCAGGTGCTGTGCACAGGACTGggggacagagacacacacagacaagcCCTGCCATGTGGGTCATTTGAgtcccctctgccttctgccccgCAGGCTGGACATGACTTTCCCAGTCCACCAAAGCTGGACGTCCAACCCTACCCATCTGACTCCTCCAGCCAACACAGCCCCCCAGTGCCCGGCCACCAGCCCCCAGATCCCTTGCACGAGGCGCCGATCCCTTTACCTCGGAATCGAAGCGCAGTTCCTGTGGGGTTATAGAGGGTCAGCAGCTGTCGGGGTCCGCTCCGCTGGTCCGCCCTGAATACTAGATCCGGGGGAAAGACCAGAACCGGGACAACGGGTCCCAAGGGAGGAGGGGCGCCCCGGGACCCCCGCCCAGGGGGCCCCGGACCCACCAGCTCCTGGTCCTGGGGCGCCCCACGGCGCATGCAGGCTCCGGGCGGTCGGACATCCGAGGGCAGAGCTCAGGGGACAGGGCCTAGAGTCGAGAGCTGGGGGGCGTGAGGGGCGAAAGGGGACAAGATGAGCTCCCGGGCCAGGGCCTGGACTGACGCCGCCGCCGCCTCGGAATCCCGCTAGATGGGACTCCCGCAgacccaggcccagggcccccaaGACCTTCCCTCTTCCAGCTCTGCCCCAGGTTCCTTCGGACCCGCCAAGCCCCACCTCGACGGCCACGCCCACCCCGCTAAACCCGGCCCCTCGCAGCTCCCAACCCGGTCTTCTCCTCAGGCCCAGCTCGCGATCTCCATAAGCCCCGCCCCGCCGCTGGCCTCGCCCCTTCCGGGCGTT
Above is a genomic segment from Macaca thibetana thibetana isolate TM-01 chromosome 3, ASM2454274v1, whole genome shotgun sequence containing:
- the MOSPD3 gene encoding motile sperm domain-containing protein 3 — its product is MRRGAPQDQELVGPGPPGRGSRGAPPPLGPVVPVLVFPPDLVFRADQRSGPRQLLTLYNPTGTALRFRVLCTAPAKYTVFDAEGYVKPQSCIDIVIRHVAPIPSHYDVQDRFRIELSEEGAEGRVVGRKDITSVLRAPAYPLELQGQPDPAPHPGPPAGTPPPTARHFQEHPRQQLATSSFLLFLLTGIVSVAFLLLPLQDELSSQLPQVLHVSLGQKLVAAYVLGLLTMVFLRT